A part of Acropora palmata chromosome 6, jaAcrPala1.3, whole genome shotgun sequence genomic DNA contains:
- the LOC141885099 gene encoding uncharacterized protein LOC141885099: IAFPAEPARCNSDKDCLAKQAKCIRRECHCVKKFAFGDGKTKCEQWAECPFKTDPCKAAGRKQSKNSHCVRKPETQTVACRCDSGYFGRPQKPSCMKDKGGDHSCLTEKNCPHYSKCVKNKCTCRFELIGDGETCKAAPPMSCSKSDDCHADKGKCVAGMCFCDGFFVGNGVVCRDAKPCAIDVKCGSHSTCMVDPLFPKTPICKCEVGYKKTKKGKCVECLNNTDCNQVQATCYNGICKCKDELIKDDKMCKSAPLHACKADIDCDARAKCLDRKCICQGNTTGNGKYCRVSLECSHQHQCGSHGTCQLDPLLPNEPKCRCELGYSYAKDGKCIECLDNKHCASYSTCVDGVCKCKDELIKDEKTCKPAPLQLCDEDHKCHKKADCFHGKCYCKGNLTGNGLFCRDSLSCPDYFQCTNNSVCVVDPLIPKTPTCKCLLGFKMSPDGKCEEISQCLRRGLLCPNGTICVKSANDTFDCVCKEGLKMIGGPQDFTCKEGGEAF, translated from the exons AATGGGCCGAATGTCCTTTCAAAACAGACCCCTGCAAGGCCGCTGGACGGAAACAATCAAAGAACTCGCATTGCGTTAGGAAGCCTGAAACACAAACAGTGGCTTGTCGATGTGACAGCGGATACTTCGGAAGACCACAAAAGCCTTCATGTATGAAGGATAAGGGAG GAGACCATTCATGCTTGACGGAAAAAAACTGCCCTCATTATTCTAAGTGTGTTAAAAACAAATGCACCTGTCGTTTTGAATTAATTGGGGACGGCGAGACATGCAAAGCTG CACCACCGATGTCTTGCAGCAAAAGTGATGATTGTCATGCTGACAAAGGAAAGTGTGTTGCAGGAATGTGTTTCTGTGATGGATTTTTCGTTGGCAATGGTGTAGTGTGCAGAG ACGCAAAGCCTTGTGCAATAGATGTAAAATGTGGAAGCCATTCCACTTGTATGGTGGATCCACTATTCCCAAAAACTCCCATCTGCAAATGTGAAGTTGGATATAAGAAAACCAAGAAGGGTAAATGTGTCG AGTGCTTAAACAACACGGATTGTAATCAGGTCCAGGCAACGTGTTATAATGGGATATGCAAGTGTAAGGACGAGTTAATTAAAGACGATAAAATGTGTAAATCCG CGCCTTTGCACGCGTGCAAAGCGGATATTGATTGTGACGCTCGGGCGAAATGTCTGGACAGGAAATGTATTTGTCAAGGCAACACGACCGGTAATGGCAAATACTGTAGAG TATCATTGGAATGCTCGCACCAACATCAATGTGGTAGCCATGGTACCTGTCAATTGGATCCTCTTCTCCCAAACGAGCCAAAATGTAGATGTGAACTGGGATACAGTTATGCAAAGGATGGCAAGTGTATCG AATGCCTCGACAATAAGCATTGTGCGTCGTATTCAACGTGCGTCGATGGCGTATGCAAATGCAAAGACGAACTTATCAAGGACGAAAAGACCTGCAAACCAG CACCACTGCAGCTGTGCGACGAAGATCACAAGTGCCACAAAAAAGCCGACTGCTTCCATGGTAAATGTTATTGTAAAGGAAATCTCACAGGAAACGGTCTCTTTTGCAGAG ATTCTCTATCTTGTCCGGATTATTTCCAGTGCACGAACAACTCGGTTTGTGTTGTTGATCCTTTAATTCCAAAAACGCCAACATGCAAATGTCTGCTGGGATTTAAAATGTCCCCTGATGGAAAATGCGAAG AAATCAGTCAGTGTCTCAGGAGAGGGCTGTTGTGTCCAAACGGAACCATTTGTGTCAAATCAGCGAATGATACATTCGATTGTGTTTGCAAAGAGGGGCTTAAAATGATCGGTGGACCTCAAGACTTCACTTGCAAAGAAG GTGGCGAGGCATTTTGA